The following coding sequences lie in one Halomonas sp. 'Soap Lake #6' genomic window:
- a CDS encoding tetratricopeptide repeat protein — protein sequence MRALPFSRLLIAAALGSTLALTPLTATAYDGELFSLKNRWEHTVTDMPANQRESTLRSLASEAEKIAEQHPNEAEVLIWQGIVLASYARERGGLGALGTAGDARDVLERAIKIDPQGGNGSAYVTLGALYDRAPGRPLGFGNSNTAERMFQRALEIRPDGIDVNYYYAAFLKEQGNTQAAREHAQRAADGTARDNRQASDEALRRDAQALLQTL from the coding sequence GCAGTACACTAGCGCTGACGCCGTTGACAGCGACAGCTTATGACGGCGAGCTGTTCTCTCTGAAAAACCGCTGGGAGCATACTGTCACCGATATGCCGGCTAACCAGCGCGAAAGCACACTAAGGTCGCTGGCAAGCGAAGCCGAGAAGATTGCTGAGCAACACCCAAATGAAGCAGAAGTGCTGATTTGGCAGGGTATTGTACTTGCATCCTATGCCCGCGAACGTGGTGGTTTGGGGGCGTTAGGCACTGCTGGAGATGCGCGTGATGTGTTAGAACGGGCGATTAAAATCGATCCGCAGGGTGGTAATGGTTCAGCGTATGTAACCCTTGGGGCTCTTTACGACCGTGCGCCAGGCCGTCCGCTGGGGTTTGGTAATAGCAACACCGCTGAGCGCATGTTTCAGCGAGCATTAGAGATCCGCCCTGATGGTATCGATGTTAACTACTACTATGCGGCGTTCTTAAAAGAGCAGGGCAACACCCAGGCTGCCCGTGAGCACGCCCAACGCGCTGCTGACGGCACGGCCCGTGATAACCGCCAGGCATCTGATGAAGCGCTACGCCGGGATGCACAGGCATTACTGCAAACACTGTAG